ATCCTTTTGCGCATAATCAGACCTTTTTCTTTGACCCCAAGAGGGGCCCAGGGGGGGTGACTACCGTTGGAAATAACTTGGGCGGGGTGAATGATGTGGGAGGAGTGAACGGGGAAAGTAGCCAGGGTGGTGGTACCGATACACAACGGAGGAATCCAGGGAGACACAACTCAAACGACATAAACTACGTAGATTATAGCAGTAACATGGGAATCTTCAAAGCGGACCTGTACATACCGCTCATGTCTAGCATCACATACATCCTTCTGTATACTCTAACGGTCACTGCTCAGAAAAACAACTTTGTATTTAACCCGGACAACCTCTTCAGCATAACATCCTATGTCTTCCTGCTGCTATTCCTAGAAACAGCcattattaaatttttatttttactaacATGTCGAGATATTAACCTCTCCTTTTTGCACATCCTATCATTTATTTCGTACAAGTTCGTAATCCTGTGTGGGTTGATACTTACCAAGTTTTTCTTCTACTTGTTGCACTTCACGTGTGCGTCTCTCTACGGGGTACCAGAAGATATTTTAGACAAGGGCCAGTTAGACACTGATATCGTAACGAACAAGAACACGCATAATGCATTCAAGAGCATGAATGCACCCCCCTCGTCTAGGTTCAGCCCCTACAGTATTGTCTTCTTTCTAAATAGCCGTACCATGTATCGCCTGACCCAAATTTACTTTTACGTAACAGTCAGTGTTCAGATGATGCAGCTCTTTAAGTCTATTCACCTCTACGTGCACGATAACTCCAGCTTGTCCAATCACGTAAACATCAAGCGGATTAACATTTTgattctcattttttccctttcccaaatttttttgtgctgGATTTTAACTCCCTACTTCACATGATGGGGcaggagggggggggcgaCACAATGCTTCGAAGAAAGGAGCGGATAATCCCCCTGTagttgtttccttttttttttttttttttttttttatgtgttatTTTGATCTCTTCATAcgtcttccttatttttttttatttttttacgccACTTTTCCATCTCAACTGATTTGTGTATGGCCAActtgtttgaaaaaaagtttgCGCTTCCATGCGGAGTGGTGAAGCTAGCCATGTTGCCAAGggcgcatgtatatatacacatatgagcgtagttttttcttttcctttttctaatTTACACCAGGGGCTAATAAtaacagaaggaaataaaaaaaaaaaaaaaaaaaaagggggggaaaaaaataacagacTCTTGCGGATGTCCGTCGCGCATATTGTGGAAAAGAGCGGAGCGTTTATGCGcccaaggggggggaggggaggagGTACTGCATACCGTCCTTCCCTTGTTTGCTAACTTAATGGGCATAGCGAGATCAGTCTACTACACAACACAaatgatcatttttttttcttttctttttttttccttcttattcataaattgtgtttcttctttttttttttgtcctgcataaaaaaagaaaaaagtaaacttCGCCCCAAAACATCTAAACACCAGGTCaaatattgttgttctaacaccctaaaatGCGAAACCGTCACCCATTATCCTaaacctttccttttcccttttttttttttttttttttttgtgtcggGTGATTCGTCCCCAGTTTCCGGTTTCCCGGCCGTCCAGTTCaatccctgtctgcgaggagttccTTCCTATtctctcctcccccccttaaagcatactaaaccctaaccaCGGAACCTAAATCATGATCCCTAGGACCTTATTCCTATGCCCCTGAAACTTTTATCTAGCACCCTTAAAGCGTTACTCGTacaccctgaacccttacttcctttacccctacaaccttattctaacacccccaacaaccttattcctataccgcacaaccttcctcctaaacccggaacgtGACTGCTGACAACCCTAAGATCTTcttcctaaaaccggaatctgaacccgaaacccttaaaacccttaaaacccttaaaacccttaaaacccttaaaacccttaaaacccttaaaacccttaaaacccttaaaacccttaaaaccctgaaaacccgaAACCGTAGGAACCCGAAACCGTAGAAACCCGAAATCTTAagaacccgaaaccctaagaacccgaaacccctaaaacctgaacccctaaaacctgaacccctaaagcatgaacccctgaaccctggaaaccctaaaccctaaaaccctaaaccgtagaccctgaaccgtgaacgcCTATACcatgaaaccctgaaccatgaaaaccctaagaacccgaaaccctaaaccctgaaaccctaaaccctaaaccctaaaccctaaaccctaaaccatgaaaccctaaaccttgaaaccctaaaccctaaaccctaaatcctgaaaccctaaaccctaaaccctaaaccctaaacctaaaccgtgaacTCTGAACCCTgtaccttgaaccctaaaccacgaaccctaaaccacgaaccctaaaccacgaaccctaaaccacgaaccctaaaccacgaaccctaaaccacgaaccctaaaccacgaaccctaaaccacgaaccctaaaccacgaaccctaaaccctgaaccctaaaccctaaaacataaaccttgaaccacgaaccctaaaccacgaaccctaaaccacgaaccctaaaccacgaaccctaaaccacgaaccctaaaccacgaaccctaaaccacgaaccctaaaccacgaaccctaaaccacgaaccctaaaccacgaaccctaaaccacgaaccctaaaccacgaaccctaaaccacgaaccctaaaccacgaaccctaaaccacgaaccctaaaccacgaaccctaaaccacgaaccctaaaccacgaaccctaaaccacgaaccctaaaccacgaaccctaaaccacgaaccctaaaccacgaaccctaaaccacgaaccctaaaccacgaaccctaaaccacgaaccctaaaccacgaaccctaaaccacgaaccctaaacctcgaaccctaaaccacgaaccctaaaccctaaaccctgaaaccataaaccctgaacgctaaaccctaaaccctaaaccctgaaaccctaaaccctgaaaccctaaaccctgaaaccctaaaccctgaaaccctaaaccctgaaaccctaaaccctgaaaccctaaaccctgaaaccctaaaccttgaaaccctaaaccctgaaaccctaaaccctgaaaccctaaaccctgaaaccctaaaccctgaaaccctaaaccctaaaccctaaatttggaaactctttttttattgtactTATTCTGCGATGGTgtagaagggggaaatgtaaTAATAAGCATATATGTGAGTCTTTGTGAGGGTTGGAGGGAGGGTGGTAGGAGATGAAGTAACTGATGAGAAATAGTTTCGGGTACTATATTGAGGGGAAtgtttttcacatttattaTCGTTTTTTTAATAGGTTCGAAAGaaataagtatatatttttttccggttgtagcaatttttaagtattttttttggaattttcatttttttaaaagtggggggggggggggaagggatgggaaaaattatatcgtttttaaaaggacgaaaggaggaaaataatatCTTGTGGGGGTAGTAAatggaatgttttttttttttttaatgaaaatgaaggagcGGAACAAAGTAGAAATAATAAGTTAAAGCATATATAGGTTCGTCATATTGCATAGGAAGGGGGaggatgggaagaaaaaattattctcaTTTCAAGAAACGTCTTGCCCATATCTTCTTCAAATATAGAAACTAatctaaggaaaaaaggtcCTTACCCCctccaaaagaaaaataaaataaaaaggatctTAGAATACTTTCattctcttttatttcttttcttttccccccctttttttcccttctttttttcttttggggGGTACCATGTACAGTAACCATGGATGGGCAAGTaaggatttctttttttttattacaccTATAGAAACTTATATGTTACCCAAGCATAATGTTATGTGTGAATAGTGGAATTGAAGTGGAGAAgaaatgtgtgtatatatttacatgttccTTACGTACACATTTTACTTCTCCTTTGTCAATTACTTGTAGAAAATGGATCTGGATAAGGATTTACCGTCGAAGAAGGAATTCTATGATAAGTTCGATGGGGAAGATGGAACGGAGTGCACTAACATAAGGGGCGGCACAGTGAATTTGACGGATATATTAAGACAAGCATTAGCAGAATACAGCAGCTATTCATACatggcgttttttttcaccaagGCTTATTGTCTCGCATGTAAGAGAAAGGAGGATTTTACAGCTAATACAGAGAAGTCACACTTAAAGGAAGCACCATGTCAAGCCTTCTATCATTGGATGGGAAAAACGAACTCTACCCTTCTGGATGAGAAGAAGTTAAAGGGACTTgtagaaaatatttacacGACGCTGGGAAGTTATTTCGGTGATAATAAATGTAATGTTACATACGCTGACGTTGACAATACCAATGAGCTTTTCAAGCACAGAAGGAAGTTATTCGAACATTACTATGATTGCCTTCATGTGCGAAAGTATTTAGAGCAAGTAAGTGACGCAACGAAGGATGGAAATTGGGCTTTCTACAAAAATGACGTTGATTCGGCATGTAAGTCTGTAGGAGAGCACTGCGCTGGTAATAATGACCCCTATTGCAAGGAATATAACAACACCTACAAATATTACTGCAACGGAATAGAGGAACAACCAATGAAGTGTCCTACATTAACGGAACTCCCAGCACATTCGGAATTGCAGACGGAACTCCAGGAGGAAACTGAAACAGAACCCGAGGTGAAAAGCACGGCACTAGAGTTCTCTGGTTCTGGGCATGAGAGGGGGGATACTGCGCAAACAATGGACAGCCACTTCAGAACAACGCTTCCTACAGGAAGCACCACTGGTAGTGGTGCCCAACGCGGTTCTCCCATCGTATCTACCGCCGTGGGTGGTACATTATTCACATTAGGATTACCATTAGCTGCTTTCCTTTCTTACAAGGTAAaactacataattacataattacaactacataattacaactacataattacataattacaactacataattataactacataattacataattacaactacatatTTACCACCATTATAGTGACCCATTATAAtagaaaattataataaaCCATTATAATGAACAATTAAGAATTAAGAATTATAATTGCCCATCACAATTATAATTATAGttataattataaattaactctataattataattattacaATATTTTGTAATTATAATAGATAGTAATAGTTATAAATTACAGTTATAATTacaattataattataatgGTGAAGTGTGtgtatgcacacacatacacacctaTTATACCATCCTATTAatacttattttattatttatttttttaatttagaataaaaatagattgaacttcatatatatttcgtATACATTTCCATgcccttcccttctttcctttctttctttttcctttcttcttatttagTATGATCTCCTACCCTCTTCGATAAGTAACCGACTTAAGAACATTGTAGGAGGGGGCAGTAGCAGAAGTAGAAGAGTAAGATCTGTGAGACGAAATTTCGATGGTTCCACAGCGGATGATGCTTCAACAGTAGGTTCCACATTAGGTGACGACTCAACAGTAGATTATTCCACAGCAGAAGATGTTTCGACCATCTATGATGATGGACAACGACGTCAACCAACCGGAAGAACACgaacaagaacaaataatgGAAGATCAGGGAATATACGTTACTATGCCACgtaatattccttttccttttcttttcttcttattcttattctttttttttccttttccttttctttcccttccttttctttctttttttttttttttttttttttattaattcttaaacttctttttttcttctttttaaattttttgtatgattgtataaaaatgttcacaTTGATGTGTAATCCATATAAGtgaaagagagaaaaaaaaaaaaaaaaaaaaaaaaattctctcttccactttattcttatttttcggCAACTTCCTTTTACTGAACATCTAAAGTgttcattaaattttttttgttacacaatttttgttttaataatttttttctattttaataattcttccatcctcctcctttaaacgtccaattgtgtacatttgtaaaaatgttgtgcttcctccacatttttttgcgCGGAAACAGTAGTATAGTCCGCGAGTGGTTGCGAACTGTTCGCAAAATAGGTTCCTCGCGAAGGTGTTCTCGGGAATAAGTTGGCCGAATTTTTGTGAAGGTGTTCCCGCTCAGGGGTGTTTTGGCGGAGATtaatcctccttttttttatgtcataCACATCTTCTTTAGGTGTAATGCCCATATGAAGAGGTCTAAAATTGCAATGTCCTcacatggaagaagaagaagaaggcgtccttttcccttctttctttttcattcgaTTTTAAGTGTAATATtagtcgaaaaaaaaaaatttttccaaaaaaaaaaaaaattaaatatgcCCTAAAATAAAACTTGTCACACAGGGAAAATtagacaaagaaaaaaaaaaaagaaggaaattgttCGAGGTactacttccttctttggtTCCGTCGAATGGAATACGTACAACACTGCGCGAAGGATAATACAttaactttttccttatgttCATTCccacctccttttttttgggggggcgCACTTTGGTTGTTCGCTCTTTTGTAGTACAATGAGCTTAAATACAGATCGCGCgcagatatatttttcattaataaaatgaagttatCGCATGTAAGCGCGCGAACAACGCACTgatgatttaatttttttttttttcctgtgtcggagggaaaaatattgtgCATTCTTTGCTTAGGGTAGATGAATTAAATAATAAAGGTTTCGcggaggaaaatataaaaaggacaAAGGACAAATAAATGGAACGTATTCTGTGTGCATTGCTCAAGGAGAAAAGTACAAATGGGAAATTGTATACAAGAACTGTATAGCATGTGCACTATTTGGATAAAGGCCTGTTAGGGTCACGTTCAGGCACGTGGCCAATCTTCCTAGATAGATGCtcttgttattttttttttggaaggggggggaggacaTTCTTTGGACAACCTTTTTAATGTaaaatgtatgtatgctttaagaaggttgtttgtgccaacacgtatgtacacacaatttttcttttccttcttttttgtcgGCTAAGAATTTATAGCCCAAAGTTTGCACTCTTCTAAGGGACGAAGCAGGGAACTCTTCCGtcagcaaagaaaaaaaaaaatgagactAGCCCCTCTCTGGATAATAAGCTCCTTCTTTGCCTTCGCGTTGGCACATGACattgaaaatgtaaaggagAAGATGGGATCCTCCACATCTCTTAAGGAAGAAacaaacatacatacatatatgtgtgtatacacagGAGCGTGTGTGCAATAAAAATCTCCAATCATCCTAACAGCCTCCCTCCTACaccctttccttctattttcctttacaaccctttttttttcttctagcCCTTTCGATTCTTGGAACACCCTCTAAgagcagaaggaaaaggaaggtggCATAGGTGCCTactctactttttttcttttgtgtgtggaggaaataattaactttgggaaaaaattctttaaGCGAAACTTCaatttatttccccccattATTATACATAATATTTTGAACTACTTTTATTATACCTCATGCAGTAGGACAATGTTAAGATTTTGTATATGTTAAGTGGAACGGAattattatacatatgtgcaagGAATAGGGGGAATGTTAATCACACCATTAAGTATTCCTTTTTAGGAAAAggatatgtacacataatgcacatatatataggattctatatatatatcccgTCCtcttcatatatatgtgaaggTACCAAAGCACCAAACAAAAAGAGGCGCAACTTAAACCACGAttacaacaacatcatcGAGGTAATCATGTAGTAGATGATGATTACCATCTCACGTGGTTATCTTCCTACATGATTATCACCAATATCTACCATATATTCACCACCTGTCAGGTGAATTTTAATCTTCCACCT
This DNA window, taken from Plasmodium knowlesi strain H genome assembly, chromosome: 13, encodes the following:
- a CDS encoding KIR protein, with amino-acid sequence MDGQKMDLDKDLPSKKEFYDKFDGEDGTECTNIRGGTVNLTDILRQALAEYSSYSYMAFFFTKAYCLACKRKEDFTANTEKSHLKEAPCQAFYHWMGKTNSTLLDEKKLKGLVENIYTTLGSYFGDNKCNVTYADVDNTNELFKHRRKLFEHYYDCLHVRKYLEQVSDATKDGNWAFYKNDVDSACKSVGEHCAGNNDPYCKEYNNTYKYYCNGIEEQPMKCPTLTELPAHSELQTELQEETETEPEVKSTALEFSGSGHERGDTAQTMDSHFRTTLPTGSTTGSGAQRGSPIVSTAVGGTLFTLGLPLAAFLSYKYDLLPSSISNRLKNIVGGGSSRSRRVRSVRRNFDGSTADDASTVGSTLGDDSTVDYSTAEDVSTIYDDGQRRQPTGRTRTRTNNGRSGNIRYYAT